Proteins from a single region of Apium graveolens cultivar Ventura chromosome 7, ASM990537v1, whole genome shotgun sequence:
- the LOC141672676 gene encoding putative germin-like protein 2-1, which yields MVKFIVLVGLLALSFCFAMAADHSPLQDFCVAQSNSQVLINGLACKNPSMVQASDFSFSGLHISGNTSNAVGSRVTPVATTQIPGLNTLGISLVRIDYAPGGINPPHTHPRATEILTVIKGSLEVGFVTSNPDNRLISKILHKGDIFVFPIGLIHYQKNVGKGNAMAIAGLSSQNPGVITIANAVFGSKPAISSDILGKAFQVGKNVVSSIQSEF from the exons ATGGTGAAATTCATTGTCTTGGTAGGGCTTTTAGCTCTTTCTTTCTGCTTTGCCATGGCAGCTGACCATAGTCCACTTCAAGATTTTTGCGTTGCTCAATCAAACAGCCAAG TTCTCATAAATGGATTAGCATGCAAGAATCCGAGCATGGTTCAAGCCAGTGACTTTTCTTTTAGCGGACTTCATATATCAGGCAACACAAGCAATGCAGTTGGCTCACGAGTAACTCCTGTGGCCACAACTCAGATTCCAGGACTAAATACACTAGGCATCTCCCTTGTCCGCATTGACTATGCACCAGGGGGCATCAATCCTCCTCACACCCATCCTCGTGCCACCGAAATCTTAACAGTCATTAAAGGCAGCCTTGAAGTTGGATTTGTCACCTCAAATCCGGACAATAGATTAATTTCAAAAATACTACACAAGGGTGATATATTTGTCTTCCCCATTGGTCTCATTCACTACCAGAAAAACGTAGGAAAAGGCAATGCCATGGCTATTGCAGGTCTTAGCAGCCAAAATCCAGGAGTCATTACCATCGCAAATGCTGTGTTTGGTTCTAAACCAGCTATATCAAGTGATATACTTGGTAAGGCATTCCAAGTGGGCAAGAATGTCGTCTCCAGTATTCAGTCTGAGTTCTAG